GCTTTGCACAGGGCCTTAGGAAAAACAGACAAGGAGGgtggtgctgctctgcagaagcaCCCTCAGAGAGGGTCTTTGATCTCCATGATTGGAGGTTTTTGGTTTTCAGCTCCACAGTCACAGCTGACCAGACTTTGAGGTTCATGATTTCCCACCTTTTGGTGGGAGGCTGGACCAGAGACACCAGAAGACCCTTACCCAACAAGCCTTCCATGCGCCTGTGCCGTGCCATGTGCTCCAGGAAAAGGGATTCAGCTGGAAGTGAGGGTCTCTACAGCAGAGGTTCATGGGACAACTGGGGTTGGAATTGTCTTGTGCTCAGAACATCTCTCGTTCTATTAGTTCCAAGGAGAGCCAGCTCTGAGGTCAAGCAGGTAAATCCATAAATGTCAGCATCCCTGCAAAGAGTCTGCACTCGAAAGCCACGTATCAAAGTCACCATTGCAGGAATGGAAACAAGGTATTTGACTGTGGTGGTAGGGCCCCcctcatcatccctcccagagctatctgctctctttgcgtctttctttagttttacaggggcgactgctaccggcacaggttggtcattgggctcagtcgcgATGCCAGCTGCTagaactggagctggagcagctgccgtgcccaccggggaaaccacGGAagcccctgcagctgtggcagcggcagcggtggtgccggtcgggggggctgtgactgcctgctgggctggaggggctgcagggcctgctgggggggcagtgccagccacagtgcctgccgctaCGTTTCCCCCCTTTTCGCCTTTAAGGAGCTGAATCAGGTTGAagagggcagctcggtaggcgtgggccagaccccagcacattgtggtgatttgtgtctctctggagttcccaggctagcagcacactttttgcagatattttactattttttccagattctgtacttgttcaggggtgagtttaaaacacaccgggggtgtcCATTACCCTGGGTACTTGCCCATggtgtcccacacacccagccactcagagctatccagtcCCAGGGCacgtctctgcacaatgttcttaactacttgtttaacgcTAAACAGAACCTGCAACTCAttgaggaggcagaacaataagagtgtgctggcctgagcatcccacgggtacctgaaattctcaaaagccattaggactagcctcaaggagagaggagaggcgaaagagtggggaaaggtatcccctccagttttccccacagattgggtttgattattaacaaattctaagacataggatccaaggtatggaaatgaccgcagtgccacatgcaaatacgagactaatttcatgcacaacgatgttatcatgtcataagtcgatatcatacagtaaaGTAAAAccgtaatcctgatcctttttcccacGATGATGAAAAACacgacaacaaacacataaagcaTGTACGGatttaaataccagagccatttgatcaaagtcagaaacatttttactggcaaccgtttaactaacacagtaaatgcgtatgataaattttaagaaaatttaagaaagctgttttaatacaTGCTGCTCAGTCCTGCATTATCCCCACCCCATGCTTGGGAGCCATATTTAATATTATTGTTTGGCTGCGGTCGGctacaaaagcgccacgcggcctcccctccccacgctggggtgcggagaagaatggaaagaaacaggcagaaactggtgggttgggataaggacagtttaacagaacagcgaccaaagggaacagtaacaacaacgatacagataaggagaaaacacaacacaaaccacacaacccagagagccactctcccGGACCGATgctgcgtgctcccgagccgcgagtttGTTCCCGccctccagctcccccccaccggaacccagcatgatggcacatggtgtggaataccctgctctgtttggccaggttgggtcagcccacctggctgtgcctcttcctggattccggtgaaaattaaccctgtcctggcagaACCCAGGACAATGTGTTTATAACTCCCAGATGTTCTTCTCTGTCTTCCCGGGCATAGATGAGTTTAATCCATGTGTCGTGATGTGTTTTGATTGCTGTAGGGCCATTTGTAACCCCTCACACTACTCTGTCCTTATGAACTCCTGGTTGTTCTCCACGCTCATCTTTATCTCCTGGGGAATGGCATCTCTGTCCATGCTCAGCCCCACCATCTTATATGTCATTAGACCCTCTCTCTACCCAGTGTAGAGGCTGCTTCTTTTGCAGCACCTTCCCTTTGATGAGAGCATCCTCCATGGGCACCAGCTACTGTGAAACATGAGTGTTGCTCTCTCCTCCGTTGTGTTGCTGACTGCTGTGGTTTATGCCTGTATTATATGAACCATCCTGAGGATAACCTCTGTGCAAAGCCACAGTAAGGCCTTCTTCACATGGATATCCTTCACTTGCATATCCTATATTTCTTTACTAGCTGTCGCATACACCAGCTGCATGTTTGATAATGCAGGGCCTGAAGAGAAGGTGCTTTGTTAGAAACTGTCTGGACACTATCAGATTACCTTAAGAAAGTGCATTAGGGAGAAGAACAAATTTAGATAGTTTAGGTGTCACCAGCAGATTAAGAAGCATTTGAGCTTTTGAACTGACTCAGAAAACGACAACTGGGACTGTCCCCTCTGATTCACTGACTCACTACActcaggctgctgtaggtgaccgagCTTGGGCTTTTTCTCAAAATGCAAGACAGTGCATTAATCTCTGTAATTCTTCCAGATTAACTCAATGCAGAGATTCCCCTATGCCAGACTATTCACAAAGAACAAGCCAGGTATTTGGGATCTAATAGTAACCTGAGCCCCAAGCTAAAATATCAAAGCCAACATGGAGCACTGCCCTCTACTGAACTTCCCATTTTGCTGGTTGTGTAAGTGCTACCCATTCTGCCCTGGGACAGAGCCTGAGGGGACAACACAAACTTTCGAGAAGTTTTGTTGCACTGCTTCAAACTCATCATCtcctcctctccatctcctcccctttGCATTTTGAATCATCCTATTTTTGGAGGCATCTGCTCTGCTCCTTTCTATgtctaaaaataaatgtaaaggtGAAGGGAAAGGCTCCAGTCTTTacttcatttgcttttcttgtgCTTCCTTCTGATAGATGTGTATTTTGCTTTAAACAAATAATCCCTTAATAAATCAGTGACTTGAGACTTGATAGTGAGTTTCATCTACTTCGCTGCAGGTACCTGTGAGAACTTATTTTCCCAAGGCTCCCTCTGTAGTCAACGGAGACAAGAGAAAATGCTAGAGGCTGTGTCCTCCCAACTTCTCACTGGCATGCAACAGAAAGTCTACAAATCTCTGCCAGATACTCTTCTCTTGCTCTGTGTTTAGGTCAGGACATTTGATAGTAATAGCAATGAGCAACAGTTTGGAAACAACTGCATTTCCTGAACAGGGAGCAAGAAGTTGTGGAAGAAAGCAGGGCATTACAGAAGAGATAGTTGGTATTTCTTCTTTGGAAATCAGCAGATTTTCAGGGATTCCTAGTCTAAAAAGGCAAGTATGAAAAAGTAGAAACAGTATCTTTCAACATACAGATATGACTTGGTTTGatgtgatttgatttgatttttaattttagcATTTGTACAATAGAAGAGAGGCATTTGGCACATAGAGGTGACAGATGTTTGCCATAGGTCTGAGTGAATTTGCAGTTTCCCAGGAAAGAGGTGAAATAGCTAACAGCCTCTTTAAAATCTTCTGTTTTCTAGAAAGAaagctttgtgtgtgtttgaaaaaGATAGAAACAAGACAACAAAATCTCTGAGGACTCTAACTGAAATGTGAAACATAAAAATCAGGGTGTGAGAAATGTTTGATGGACTGTCTCTGTCTGTGTTACATAGGAAGActgcaagaaaggaaagaagcagaaaaggaagcTTAGAACTTTTCATCCAGATTGTAAAAGTGTTACCTTTGAGTATTTGGACATGTTCCTGTCTCGCCAGGAGGTACTGAAATCCAGCATGGGACCAGAAAATGAAACTGCGGTTACTGAGTTCATCCTAGAGGGTTTCTCAGGGCTTGATCAAAGACTACAACTATTTCTCTCTCTGGTCCTTTTTCTCATATACCTGACCACAGTGATGGGGAATGCAACCATcatttttcttgtgtgtgtgaATCAGCACCTGCAAACCCCCATGTACTTTTTCATCAGCAATCTATCCTTCCTGGAAATCTGGTTTACATCCTGTACAAGCACCAAATTGTTTGTGATGCTGGGTTCTGGTAGGAGAACAATCTCACTAAGCAGCTGTTTTGCCCAGTCCTATTTCTATTTTGCCCTGGGCTGTACAGAGTTTGTTCTACTTGTTGTCATGTCCtttgaccgctatgttgccatctgccagCCTTTGCGTTATGTTGCCATCATGAAGCCTCAGCTCTGCATCCACATGATTGTTGCTGCTTGGGTCATAGGCATCACACTCTTGAGTTACCATCTGGTCCTCCTCTTCAAGCTGAATTTCTGTGGCTCAAACAAGATCCACCACTTTTTTTGTGACAGCTCCCCCTTATTCAAACTGTCCTGCTCAGGCACCAGCTTGCTTTGGAAAATAGACTCTGTTTTATTATCATTTGTCATACTGGGTTCCTTATGTTTAACTCTGGCATTTTACATGGGCATCTTTTTCTGTATTCTACGCCTTCCAGCAGCCACTGGGAGGAAAAGAGCTTTTACTACATGTTCTTCCCATCTCACCACCTTGGCCATTGCGTATGGGAGCTGCATTGCTCTCTATGTGTGTCCTTCAGAAGAGGTTTCCTTGGAGACTAACAGAATCGTAGGTTTGCTGAACACTGTCCTGTACCCACTCTTAAATCCCTTTATCTACAGTCTTAGAAACAAGACTGTGATACTGGCCCTGCACAAAGCCATTGCCCGTGCAGCAGTACAGATTTTCCCCTAAGCATGAGGCATTTCTGGACAGTAATTCCAATGATCTGCTCACATATGTTAAATAATACCAACGCATATGGATGCAACCTCCAAATACAGATGCCTCAGGAGGTTTATGTTCTTGTTAGACTGTGTTTGCTGAAGTGTTAATGAGCTCATCTGCGCACACAAAGAAGGCACTAACAATGGCAGGAGGAGTAACTCAATTAATACCCTGCCCCAGCTGCTCCCAGACCCACCACAGGAGAGGCACCAGCTCATCAACAGCCCATCTCCACAAACCCAGAAGAGCACAGAGACAGTGGCAGGTCTGAATCCAAACTACGGGCTCCTGAGAAAAGAACATCTTGTCTCAGCTCCTTccagggctgccctgggagggCCATCAGCCCCCTTGTCCAGGTATGAAACCCATGAAGATAAATAcctgagagcagctctctggatggCCACTTGGACAAAGAGGATTGTTGCCTAGGGGTGTAGGACACATGATGTGATGAAGGGGAAGAACATTTTTGGATTGCACTATGGGAAGTTTATGGGAGGAACCCAGACCAGTGCAGCCTGTCTTGTCTTCTTATTAAACTTAATTTCTAACTCTTTTCTGTGTGAGGGAACCTATCTTCTACATGGACATGTGGGCACTGGGGTGTGAGTGCAGCAACTGCAGCAGGACTAGGGGTTCTGACAGCCAGTATGTCATTAGTGCCAGCAACTGAGAGACCGGAGTGACTGGACTTCagagtttgtgtgtgtatgtgtgtgtgcatgcgacTGGGGTGGTCTGTACCAGCACGTGTAATGGGGCTGCGGCTTCAGGAGTTCATACGTCCGGGTGCCTGCAACTGGGGAGGCTGGTATCTGGGGGCAGCTGCCGAGGAGACTGAGTGTCTGAGCCCAGGTGGCGGAGGGATCCATCTTGTACAGGTATGTTAATATAGAGCGGagtggaatagaatagaatagaatagaatagaatagaatagaatagaatagaatagaatagaatagaatagaatagaatagaatagaatagttcagttgtaAGGGAGCTGtcacaatcatctagtccaaatagCTGGCCACCTCAGGTCTGACCATAAGATAAACCGTGTTATTAAGGGCACTGTCCAAAGGCCTCTTAAACACCGACATGCATGGGatatcaaccacctctctaggaagcctgttccagtgtttgactaccctcttggtaaagaaattattcctcatgtccagtctaaacctcccctggtgcagctttgagtCATTCCCACCTGTCCTGCCACCGGATACCAGGTAgcagagatcagcacctccctccccatgTTCCCTCCTCAGGAATGTGTAGAGACCAATTAGGTtgcccttcagcctccttttctccaaactagccAAGCCCactgtcctcagctgctcctcatagggcattcctcccagccctgtcaccagccttgttgccctcctctggacacctTCAAGTATCTTAACCTCCTCTTAAAATGGTGGGGCTCACAACTGCAGGCAGtcctcaaggtgaggctgcaccagtgctgaatacagtgggataatcGTTTCTTTTGACAGCTGGTTATAccgtgtttgatgcaccccaacatgcggtttgccctcttgtctgccagggcaccctgctgactcctactgagcctgctgtccaccagcacccacagatccctttctgcagggctgctttctagccactcctctcccagtctAGTCTTGTGCCTGGCATTATTTCATCCCAGGTGCAGAGtctggcatttgttcttgttaaatatGGTGAGAGTTGCCTCCTTTGGGTCAT
The nucleotide sequence above comes from Opisthocomus hoazin isolate bOpiHoa1 chromosome 38, bOpiHoa1.hap1, whole genome shotgun sequence. Encoded proteins:
- the LOC104335357 gene encoding olfactory receptor 2AP1 encodes the protein MFLSRQEVLKSSMGPENETAVTEFILEGFSGLDQRLQLFLSLVLFLIYLTTVMGNATIIFLVCVNQHLQTPMYFFISNLSFLEIWFTSCTSTKLFVMLGSGRRTISLSSCFAQSYFYFALGCTEFVLLVVMSFDRYVAICQPLRYVAIMKPQLCIHMIVAAWVIGITLLSYHLVLLFKLNFCGSNKIHHFFCDSSPLFKLSCSGTSLLWKIDSVLLSFVILGSLCLTLAFYMGIFFCILRLPAATGRKRAFTTCSSHLTTLAIAYGSCIALYVCPSEEVSLETNRIVGLLNTVLYPLLNPFIYSLRNKTVILALHKAIARAAVQIFP